In Oligoflexia bacterium, the following are encoded in one genomic region:
- a CDS encoding DUF3299 domain-containing protein, giving the protein MKKIFLYILLVLLGIGFAAGLFKFSDRLPIAVKSESETKTKKVETGVIPKIYWETLNLFNYKTGEGPQELTMLNGKLVEIPGFIVPLTDSYSDFDEFLLVPNAQACVHIPPPPPNLIVAVKLRKPMSMEDIFYPSWVKGIFTIETSTSEFGSASYKLDAMEVRKYEF; this is encoded by the coding sequence ATGAAAAAGATTTTTTTATATATTTTACTTGTTTTACTGGGCATTGGTTTTGCTGCGGGCTTATTTAAATTTTCTGATCGCTTGCCTATAGCTGTAAAATCTGAGTCAGAGACTAAAACTAAAAAAGTAGAGACTGGTGTTATCCCAAAAATTTATTGGGAAACGCTCAATTTATTCAATTACAAAACTGGTGAAGGGCCTCAAGAACTGACCATGTTAAATGGCAAGCTTGTTGAAATACCTGGTTTTATTGTGCCTTTGACAGATAGTTATTCAGACTTTGATGAATTTCTTTTGGTTCCTAATGCCCAAGCCTGTGTTCATATTCCGCCACCTCCTCCAAATTTAATTGTAGCAGTCAAGCTTAGAAAACCTATGTCTATGGAAGATATATTTTATCCTTCTTGGGTTAAGGGTATTTTTACAATTGAAACTTCAACCAGCGAGTTTGGTAGCGCCTCCTATAAACTGGATGCTATGGAAGTAAGAAAGTATGAATTTTAA
- a CDS encoding Bax inhibitor-1 family protein — MLSVLFVKVFSLLGGMLLVTAAMAKINKAYETKAEFIGTILLSFILLFLVVGFSDHYPINIIMVALFSAVVGWSVGPSITHLSIRYERNKFLKERGIAKEDIHTLSPEIQLELDTRIQNPQYKEQWQKIVNKAILGVALSVILTAAIVYLSPVDFGYLGGFLLISLILLIVMGLANVFYFKSERLSLIKSYIGALIFIIYLLYDFNQLEKLHALGETSWQAAIDVAVNIYLDMINLFLDLLEILADSD; from the coding sequence ATGTTATCTGTTTTGTTTGTAAAAGTTTTTTCATTATTGGGTGGAATGCTCCTTGTGACTGCAGCTATGGCAAAAATTAATAAAGCTTATGAGACCAAAGCTGAATTTATTGGGACTATCTTGTTATCTTTTATACTACTGTTTTTAGTTGTAGGCTTCTCTGACCACTACCCCATTAACATTATCATGGTTGCTTTATTTTCTGCTGTTGTTGGCTGGTCAGTAGGACCCAGCATCACGCATTTAAGTATACGCTATGAAAGAAACAAATTTTTAAAAGAACGTGGAATTGCAAAAGAAGATATTCATACGCTTAGCCCAGAAATTCAGTTAGAATTAGATACCAGAATACAAAACCCTCAATACAAAGAACAATGGCAGAAAATTGTTAACAAGGCTATTCTAGGTGTTGCTTTATCCGTTATCTTAACAGCTGCAATTGTTTATTTAAGCCCAGTAGACTTTGGCTATCTCGGTGGCTTTTTATTGATTTCTCTTATTTTATTGATTGTTATGGGTTTGGCCAATGTGTTTTATTTTAAAAGTGAACGTCTATCCCTCATTAAATCCTATATAGGAGCCTTGATATTCATCATTTACTTGCTTTATGACTTTAATCAACTAGAAAAATTACATGCTTTAGGAGAAACTTCTTGGCAAGCTGCTATTGATGTTGCTGTAAATATTTATCTAGATATGATTAACTTATTTTTAGACTTGTTAGAAATCTTGGCTGACTCAGATTAA
- a CDS encoding HPF/RaiA family ribosome-associated protein, which yields MQIHVHTDESINNDQRLTEYVTDLTQSNLEHFSKFITTVNVHMSDENSHKGGANDKKCTIEVRIEKLKPIAVSHNSETLEEALTGALDKTHRSLKKVKEKNFNH from the coding sequence ATGCAAATACATGTTCATACCGATGAATCAATTAACAACGATCAACGACTTACAGAATATGTAACAGATTTAACTCAAAGCAACTTAGAACATTTTTCTAAATTTATCACCACTGTCAATGTTCATATGAGTGATGAAAACAGCCACAAAGGTGGTGCAAATGATAAAAAGTGTACCATAGAGGTTAGAATAGAAAAACTAAAACCCATTGCCGTAAGCCATAACAGTGAAACTCTAGAAGAGGCTCTAACAGGTGCCTTAGATAAAACACATCGTTCACTGAAAAAGGTTAAAGAAAAAAACTTTAATCATTAA
- a CDS encoding YihY/virulence factor BrkB family protein, with product MKDKKKISVFKLTVSWKFFAVRFFNEIQKDSILKASAALAYYLTIAVFPAFIFLLGLFSFLGFNKLQNTAIYSIQTLLPGDAKMMFESFIEELTKDGGVALLSFGFAVAVWSASSGLAAVIDQLNVTYKVKEARDFIKTRLTALSLMAVFVLMLLSTFSIIIISENIWSYLQENFAMSWLLLSFLFVVKWLFVFLIICTAFALIYYYGPNVQQKFRFITPGSVLGSFLTIVVTLGLNLYLINFNSFGKVYGSIGGFIVFMFWLNSCGFVLLLGAQLNALLEHFNRDGKRKGQKKLPR from the coding sequence ATGAAAGATAAAAAAAAAATATCTGTTTTTAAGCTAACGGTTTCCTGGAAATTTTTTGCCGTCAGATTTTTTAATGAAATTCAAAAAGATAGCATATTAAAAGCCTCTGCTGCCTTAGCCTATTATTTAACAATTGCTGTTTTTCCTGCATTTATTTTTTTGTTGGGTCTTTTTTCATTTTTAGGTTTTAACAAGTTACAAAACACCGCAATTTATTCCATACAAACATTGTTGCCCGGTGATGCTAAAATGATGTTTGAATCTTTTATTGAAGAGTTAACCAAAGACGGCGGTGTTGCTTTGCTATCTTTTGGTTTTGCTGTTGCCGTTTGGTCAGCTTCCAGTGGCTTGGCCGCTGTTATTGATCAGTTAAACGTAACTTATAAAGTCAAAGAGGCAAGAGACTTTATAAAAACAAGATTAACCGCCTTGAGTTTAATGGCGGTTTTTGTGCTTATGCTGTTGAGTACATTCTCAATTATTATCATTAGCGAAAACATATGGTCATATTTACAAGAAAACTTTGCAATGTCTTGGCTGCTTTTATCTTTTTTATTTGTTGTTAAATGGCTTTTTGTATTCTTGATTATATGCACTGCGTTTGCTCTCATTTATTATTATGGACCCAATGTACAACAAAAATTCCGCTTTATTACACCTGGAAGCGTTTTGGGGTCTTTTTTAACCATTGTTGTAACTTTAGGGCTCAATCTTTACCTCATTAATTTTAACAGCTTTGGCAAAGTTTATGGCAGTATAGGTGGGTTTATTGTTTTTATGTTTTGGTTGAATAGCTGCGGCTTTGTTCTGTTATTGGGTGCCCAACTCAACGCTTTGTTAGAACATTTTAATCGTGATGGAAAAAGAAAAGGTCAAAAAAAACTTCCAAGATGA
- a CDS encoding tryptophan-rich sensory protein: MDMSSWYQSLLKPDWAPPAWVFGPVWTFLYVLIIISFSYVGFLAFKKKIGFIILLPFLLNIIFNLLFTPLQFSLHNNVLALLDVILVFLTLIWAMIVIYPFAQWVTWIQIPYLLWVSFAMLLQASITYLNR, encoded by the coding sequence ATGGACATGTCTTCTTGGTATCAGAGTTTACTTAAGCCTGACTGGGCACCGCCGGCATGGGTGTTTGGTCCGGTGTGGACGTTTTTATATGTTTTAATCATTATTTCATTCTCTTATGTTGGCTTTTTAGCCTTTAAGAAAAAAATTGGCTTCATCATTCTCTTACCTTTTTTACTGAACATCATCTTTAATCTTTTATTCACACCCCTTCAGTTTTCTTTGCATAACAATGTTTTGGCTTTGTTGGATGTGATCTTGGTTTTTCTGACCCTCATCTGGGCCATGATTGTGATTTATCCCTTTGCCCAATGGGTGACTTGGATTCAGATACCTTATTTATTATGGGTATCATTTGCAATGCTTCTCCAAGCAAGCATCACTTATCTCAACAGATAG
- a CDS encoding mechanosensitive ion channel translates to MSFETVVSYLKQDALVFTLLKILLVFSLAYLFKRILQFILLRATTKLTQKTHIKWDDLFVSQRFFRRAAQYLPCLIVFNSAAWISPPSTALYEILIRGCQAYFVIVSCLVVFSLISVFEHIAQRLDALKNKPIKSVAQALKILFVFISIILILSLLLGKSPLIFLSGLGAMTAVLLLIFKDTILGLVASIQLSSLDMVRKGDWIEMPKYGADGDVTDVSLTTIRVQNWDKTITTIPAYALISDSFKNWRGMQEAKGRRIKRSILIDISSIHFLSQQDIEKFKNIAVLKDYLESKEQELGGFERSTPEQNINNRQLTNIGTFRAYIIAYLKTHPDLNQNMTFLVRQLQPSSKGLPLELYIFSSQTDWIIYENIQSDIFDHLLACISVFGLRAFQEPSGHDFQQLLQSNKPA, encoded by the coding sequence ATGAGCTTTGAAACGGTTGTATCGTATTTAAAACAAGACGCGCTGGTTTTTACCCTGCTTAAAATTTTGCTTGTTTTCTCTTTGGCCTATCTGTTTAAACGGATTCTGCAGTTTATCTTGCTCAGAGCCACCACCAAGCTCACCCAGAAAACCCACATTAAATGGGATGATTTATTTGTATCGCAAAGGTTTTTTAGACGGGCGGCTCAATACCTTCCTTGCCTGATTGTCTTTAACAGTGCGGCTTGGATAAGCCCGCCCTCCACGGCTTTGTATGAAATCCTTATCAGAGGCTGCCAAGCTTATTTTGTCATTGTTTCCTGTTTGGTTGTTTTTTCTTTAATCTCTGTATTTGAACACATTGCCCAGAGGCTTGATGCCTTAAAAAACAAACCCATTAAAAGTGTGGCGCAAGCCTTAAAAATTTTATTTGTTTTTATCAGCATTATTCTTATTTTATCCCTGCTGCTTGGAAAATCGCCGCTTATTTTCTTAAGCGGCCTGGGTGCCATGACAGCCGTGCTGCTTCTTATTTTTAAAGATACCATTTTAGGCTTGGTGGCCAGTATTCAGCTTTCTTCATTAGATATGGTAAGAAAAGGTGATTGGATTGAAATGCCCAAATACGGCGCCGATGGTGATGTAACCGATGTCTCTCTCACCACCATCCGCGTGCAAAACTGGGATAAAACCATCACCACCATTCCGGCCTACGCGCTTATTTCTGACTCATTTAAAAACTGGCGCGGCATGCAAGAAGCCAAAGGCCGCCGGATCAAGCGGTCTATTTTAATTGATATTTCTAGCATTCATTTTTTGAGTCAACAGGACATAGAAAAATTTAAAAACATTGCTGTCCTTAAAGATTATTTAGAAAGCAAAGAGCAAGAGCTGGGGGGCTTTGAGCGCAGCACTCCAGAACAAAACATAAATAATAGACAACTGACCAACATAGGGACTTTTAGAGCCTATATTATTGCTTATTTAAAAACCCACCCAGACCTCAATCAAAACATGACCTTTTTGGTTAGGCAGCTGCAACCCAGCTCAAAAGGCTTGCCCCTAGAACTCTACATATTTAGTTCACAAACAGATTGGATCATCTATGAGAATATTCAATCCGATATTTTTGATCACCTTTTGGCCTGTATTTCAGTATTTGGCCTGCGTGCTTTTCAAGAACCCTCTGGTCATGATTTTCAACAGCTGCTGCAATCCAATAAGCCTGCCTAA
- a CDS encoding RNA-directed DNA polymerase, whose translation MEKNINKKVSDLDHETAKNFFLKEKIYCRVGIPSYYKFSNLLNDIDNHLKSFKIDDIKETLFDKKNDPKNFEEVNYRLDINKDGRFSWRRQEIINPILYIWLVRVITEENNWKIIKHKFSEWSKNDKIISTSIPIYSEDKDYLSSVLSSWYKNVEQRSLELGLKYRYYAKTDISNCYPSFYTHSIPWALHSKSEAKKYRKENDLLGNNIDNIIQRMQYGQTNGIPQGSVLIDFIAEIIFCALDEEIMKNIGDGGEFKIIRYRDDYRVFANDELLIEKILKKISSSLSEYGLSLNSHKTKFEHDLIKHSIKEDKLFWTLNFKTIQPIKDEILFIYDFSKKYPNSGRLRKALSDFHKKLIKICCYKNINIKVLISIVTNIGVSNPSVCPEICAILSVLLNNCEDDKKNDTFNSIKERFDDLPNREFIEIWLYRVAKKADIDFEPFNNKLINNKHKKVLWNINWLKNNKIKEIIENAQIFNQDIFDELSLVIKPDEISAFDINSE comes from the coding sequence ATGGAAAAGAATATAAATAAAAAAGTTTCAGACCTTGATCATGAAACTGCAAAAAATTTTTTTCTAAAAGAAAAAATTTATTGCAGAGTTGGTATACCTTCATATTATAAGTTTTCAAATCTTTTAAATGATATTGATAATCATTTAAAAAGCTTTAAAATCGATGATATAAAAGAAACGCTATTTGATAAAAAAAATGACCCAAAGAATTTCGAAGAAGTTAACTATCGTTTAGACATAAATAAAGATGGACGTTTTTCTTGGAGAAGACAAGAAATTATTAACCCGATTCTATATATTTGGTTAGTGAGGGTAATAACAGAAGAAAATAACTGGAAAATAATCAAACACAAATTTAGTGAATGGAGTAAAAATGATAAGATTATTAGTACAAGTATTCCTATATACTCGGAAGATAAGGATTACCTGTCATCAGTTTTGTCAAGTTGGTATAAAAATGTAGAACAGAGGTCTTTAGAATTAGGTTTGAAGTATAGATATTATGCTAAAACAGATATTAGTAATTGCTACCCATCATTTTATACGCACTCGATACCATGGGCTTTACATTCAAAATCAGAAGCAAAAAAATATAGAAAAGAGAATGATTTACTTGGAAATAATATTGACAATATAATTCAAAGAATGCAGTACGGCCAAACAAATGGCATTCCACAAGGGTCAGTTTTAATAGATTTTATTGCTGAGATTATATTTTGTGCATTAGATGAAGAGATAATGAAAAACATCGGAGATGGTGGTGAGTTTAAAATAATTAGGTATCGTGATGACTATAGAGTTTTTGCAAATGATGAGTTATTAATTGAGAAAATTTTGAAAAAAATCTCGAGTTCTCTTTCTGAGTATGGATTAAGTTTAAATAGTCATAAAACTAAATTTGAACATGATCTTATCAAACATTCGATAAAAGAAGATAAGCTGTTTTGGACTTTAAATTTTAAAACTATACAACCTATCAAAGACGAAATTTTGTTTATATATGACTTTTCAAAAAAATATCCTAATTCTGGAAGATTACGCAAAGCTCTAAGCGATTTTCATAAAAAACTTATAAAAATATGTTGTTATAAGAATATAAATATCAAAGTTTTAATAAGTATAGTTACAAATATTGGGGTATCTAATCCTTCTGTTTGTCCAGAGATTTGTGCAATTTTAAGTGTGTTGTTAAATAATTGTGAAGATGATAAAAAAAACGACACTTTTAATTCAATAAAAGAAAGGTTTGATGATCTTCCTAATCGAGAATTTATTGAAATATGGTTATATAGAGTTGCAAAAAAAGCAGATATTGACTTCGAACCTTTTAACAACAAGTTGATAAATAATAAGCATAAAAAAGTATTGTGGAATATAAATTGGCTTAAAAACAATAAAATTAAAGAAATAATTGAAAATGCACAAATATTTAACCAAGATATTTTTGATGAACTTTCATTAGTGATTAAACCCGATGAAATTTCGGCTTTTGATATTAATTCTGAGTAA
- a CDS encoding DEAD/DEAH box helicase produces the protein MTQTKSGKVFADYPLNAKLLKALHDISYVTPTPIQEQAIPILMAGHDVLGIAQTGTGKTASFCLPILHELEQKNLGLIPKHTHVLILTPTRELAIQIYDNLVEYGKYLKQSYAVIFGGVNQTRQVKALKSGVDVLVATPGRLLDLIEQKHLSLQKLSVFVLDEADRMLDMGFIRDIKKIIPMLPKQRRNVFFSATMPKEINALAQKILVNPKKIEVTPESTTVESIEQRVMFVEKKEKVGLLLHLLKDKSFKKVLIFVGMKHMANKVVERLHKNKISAAAIHGNKSQAARQKAIKDFSSNKVRVLVATDIAARGIDIDDITHVINYDLPNEAESYVHRIGRTARAGKNGIAISLVTADEKSYLKNIENKTKQSIAVEQAQPFHSDLAQNAAVVKPGKAKAKIEAGNKARRPRRKKPFKSKNAAKNGSASKRPFNKKNKPKT, from the coding sequence GTGACTCAAACTAAATCTGGCAAAGTATTTGCTGACTATCCTTTAAATGCAAAGCTCTTAAAAGCCTTGCATGATATTTCTTATGTAACGCCCACGCCCATTCAAGAGCAGGCTATTCCTATTCTCATGGCTGGGCATGATGTGCTTGGTATTGCTCAGACTGGCACCGGCAAAACCGCTTCTTTTTGTCTTCCTATTTTGCATGAACTGGAGCAAAAAAACTTGGGCTTGATTCCAAAGCATACGCATGTACTTATTTTAACGCCCACCCGTGAGTTGGCCATTCAGATTTATGATAACCTAGTGGAGTATGGCAAGTACCTAAAGCAAAGCTATGCCGTGATCTTTGGTGGGGTCAATCAAACACGGCAGGTCAAAGCCTTAAAAAGTGGTGTGGATGTCTTGGTGGCTACACCGGGCCGGCTGTTGGATTTGATTGAGCAAAAGCATCTTTCATTGCAGAAACTCTCTGTATTTGTTTTGGATGAAGCGGACCGTATGCTGGATATGGGCTTTATTCGGGACATTAAAAAAATCATTCCCATGCTGCCCAAGCAAAGACGCAATGTCTTTTTTTCTGCCACCATGCCCAAAGAAATCAATGCCCTGGCACAAAAAATCTTGGTCAATCCTAAAAAAATTGAAGTGACGCCAGAGTCCACAACTGTTGAGTCCATTGAGCAAAGAGTGATGTTTGTTGAGAAAAAAGAAAAAGTAGGGCTGCTCTTGCACTTATTGAAAGATAAGTCATTTAAAAAGGTTTTGATTTTTGTTGGTATGAAACACATGGCCAACAAAGTGGTAGAGCGCTTGCACAAAAATAAAATTTCTGCCGCCGCCATTCACGGTAATAAATCACAAGCAGCTCGGCAAAAAGCCATCAAAGACTTTTCCAGCAATAAGGTCAGGGTCTTGGTGGCCACGGACATTGCGGCCAGAGGCATTGATATTGATGATATCACCCATGTCATCAACTATGACTTACCCAATGAAGCAGAAAGCTATGTGCACCGCATTGGCAGAACAGCCAGAGCCGGCAAAAATGGCATTGCCATTTCTTTGGTCACCGCAGATGAAAAGTCTTATTTAAAGAACATTGAAAACAAAACCAAGCAGAGCATTGCGGTTGAACAAGCGCAGCCTTTTCACAGTGATCTGGCGCAAAATGCAGCCGTGGTAAAACCCGGTAAAGCCAAAGCCAAAATTGAGGCCGGTAACAAGGCTAGAAGACCTAGGAGAAAGAAACCGTTTAAAAGCAAAAACGCAGCAAAAAATGGATCAGCTTCAAAGAGACCATTTAACAAAAAAAACAAGCCCAAGACTTAG
- a CDS encoding CPXCG motif-containing cysteine-rich protein, which translates to MSDWIQYQNIQCPYCAEYFEIEIDTSVGADVYELNAGGTADPLQNHQYIEDCYVCCRPIKIMIAQDPESGQVSSNVKRLDE; encoded by the coding sequence ATGTCAGATTGGATTCAATACCAAAACATACAATGCCCCTACTGTGCTGAATATTTTGAAATTGAAATTGATACCAGCGTTGGTGCGGATGTGTATGAACTTAACGCTGGTGGCACTGCAGATCCTCTACAAAACCATCAATACATAGAAGACTGTTACGTATGTTGCAGACCCATTAAAATCATGATTGCTCAAGATCCAGAGTCTGGCCAGGTATCCAGTAACGTTAAACGCTTAGATGAGTAA